One window from the genome of Alnus glutinosa chromosome 13, dhAlnGlut1.1, whole genome shotgun sequence encodes:
- the LOC133854431 gene encoding uncharacterized protein LOC133854431 codes for MQRQSLGSPVSKLHGHGGGAKDDTLIVEEPKHRDDDSYCDDDVEHKATKPHRLSVSPPPRPEKFVHVIPVLTLFCFLVLYLCSHTPSQSDLAQFNGFNRPAKLIGSAELNDVGRFNEIQKGDVLAIRSLRNLQELEKRSPKSRSHRKLADF; via the exons ATGCAAAGACAGTCTCTGGGCTCCCCCGTGTCGAAGCTCCACGGCCATGGCGGTGGAGCGAAGGACGACACTCTCATAGTCGAAGAGCCGAAGCACAGAGACGACGACAGCTATTGCGACGACGACGTGGAACACAAGGCGACAAAGCCTCACCGTCTCTCTGTGTCGCCGCCTCCGAGGCCCGAGAAGTTCGTCCACGTCATCCCCGTCCTCACCCTCTTCTGCTTCCTCGTCCTCTACCTCTGCTCCCACACTCCCTCCCAGTCAG ATTTGGCTCAGTTCAATGGATTTAACCGACCAGCGAAGCTCATAG GCTCGGCCGAGCTTAACGATGTCGGGCGATTTAATGAGATCCAAAAGGGCGATGTTTTGGCGATCCGAAGCCTCCGCAACTTGCAGGAGCTTGAAAAACGCTCCCCGAAATCCCGCTCCCACCGAAAACTCGCTGATTTCTAG